The genome window gacaaggacagaagaatagaggagaggagacaaggacagaagaatagaggagaggagacaaggacagaagaatagaggagaggagaggagaggagaggagaggagagatgaggagaggaggagagagaaggacagaagaatagaggagaggagaggagagacaaggacagaagaatagaggagaggagaggagaggagaggagacaaggacagaagaatagaggagaggagacaaggacagaagaatagaggagaggagaggagaggagagatgaggagaggaggagagacaaggacagaagaatagaggagaggagaggagaggagaggagaggagagacaaggacagaagaatagaggagaggagaggagaggagacgaggaggagagaagagaagagacgaGGAGGAAAGGAGAGAAGAGACAAGGCTTACATGTTTATATATCGTACACTATCTTAGGGTGTACTCAAAACAGGCACTGTCCACTTCCAACTGGGCCAGAGCCGGCTAAACGAACTGCCCCCGAGTGCGGCACTGAGCGGTCACACTAGTCAAAACGAACCGGGCTTTGGGGGACAAAACGGTTCAGAACACCTAGTTTGAGTACACCCTTAGACAAAATATTCAAGCTTCTTTTTCCACAGAATGAAAGTATGTTGAATAACGATTTGTGTCTTAcacaaaatgtttgtttatttatgcagATTTGCATTTTTTTAGGCATTACATGAGTTTTTACTctagaatttattttcattattttcaaagTGATTACAATTAGACTTAATTATTAAGATTTTAGCTAAGACTATAAATTCaagtcaacaaaataaaaatacaattattttctttttgcatttacatttttttttgtgaatgctgAGAATATATATACCTTTATTCATGCAGTTTACAGTCATTTTAAGCATTACTGTATGTGAGTTTTTATTCTATACTATATATACCCATTTATTCttactgatttaaaatatttgctgtttacatatatatattttagtatatatagtaaatattttaatgcaatatcaatttctacatttaaatgtaaatgttttttcatatgatttaattaataatatttaatcatataatcatttttataataatataatataatataatataatataatataatataatataatataatataatataatataatataataatattttaacatatagaaaAAACTGTCCACTGAGAATTTTAATTAGTCACCACTATTAAAAGAATTCTGTCAAattaattgtcatcatttactcaatcaCACATTCCTAACCATTTTCTGACtttacagaaacaaaaaaaagagagatcttGAGCCAAATTATTCAAGTTTCTTTTTTCATACAACGAAAGTGGACTGAATAacgtttttcacaaaaaaaagtagtttatttaTGCAGTTGATGGTCAGTTTATTCATCAcaaggtattttattttattttagaattatttaacatttttaggttATATTTAAGGTTATTAGAGTTGAATAACGATTTTccatacaaaattacaaaatcaaagttcgcgaGCTCTACAGATTTCATGTCATTTTTAAGTTGCACTTTGGAGCTTTAGAGCATTAAACACCATCCGCTTTCATTGTGTGGAAAATAGCATATTCATTGTTTAACAAAACGTACATTTCTGGCTAAGCTATTCTTTTAAAAAGTTGAATCATGTCTAAACATCTTTGGTATTCTGGGACAagataaaatcatgttttaatatCTTTTCCCCCCGGTACACACCATCATggacgctgctgctgctgctgggcaGTGAGATGTTGTGGCTCTGGCCATCGAGCATCTCCAGGAAAGACACCAGGTTCTCGTGGTGGGAAAGTTCATCTGCTACGGGGAAAGACACCACCATCATGTTAATGGGGGCTTCGCCTTCGGTCAGAGCGCGAAAGAGCGATGGGATTGGTTGGTACAGCTCCTCTACGGTGCTCTTAGAGGTGGCAGGACTGTCGTTGTAATTCCTGGGGTTACACATTCCTGTGGGATGGAAAAAAGAACGAACTTACAGACATCATGACGGAAAGCCACAAAACGAACTTTACCAGCAAATATAATCAAAACTGAAGTCTGCATGCTTGCTATATACAGTTCATACTAATAGCCCTAGCAATGAATAATGCATTTTTcttcccatttatttatttatgttaaaaaacTATTGTGGCATAATTTCataaatttttcatatttaaatgtaaacatttacattgtatttatattttattttatgaataatacctattcattatttattttaatcatcatgtttaaatctaaatattaaatgtatttgaaaaaaaaaaaaaaatattgaaaaattcaTATTGGTCAACCACTATTAAAGGAAAAggttaaacaaaaattaaacaacttTGTCATCGTTTACTTAACTCCATGCTATTCcaacctttattttaaaataaaaatttgaatttcttttgaaaaaaacgTTTTGTTTTTTCCTCCATTGAATAAAGGCGGTTGAGTAATTGTTTGTTAAGGAGGTATTTTATAATTTAACttgatttaatcaaataaaatacaataaaatacaatgaaagtgaTTATTATGATAACTGATTATTAGGATTATTAAGATTTGAgtcaagacaaaaataaaataaaataaaatattttctgcctGCATTTTTTTTGCGTGTGTGAGCTTGAATTTTTTAGTAAATATTGTGACACATTTAAAGTCTTGAAAAGACGACTGTGTGCAGCAGCTCCACTCTGAGAGATAAACAGCTGTTAAAGATGGTAATCAGATCAGGAATGAAGGGTTTAATAAAGAGCCGAACGCTGCAGAGATCTTGTGTTTCAGATTATCTGAGTGCGGAGCGACTAACAGCACAGCTGCTTCTGATTAACAAAACCACGGCAGGTTCGGCCTTCAGGAACAACACACATCCCTCCTTTCCCTCTCAGCCAATGAACGAGTGTTTGGAACAGAACAAGCTCTTGAATCTGATGCTTTTATGTCCTTGTTGTGAGAAATGGATGCATTATgcattgtgtttattgatttaggTATAATGCATCTTTTTGCatcatatttttcacatttttgtatGATGCACTTCACACTTTATACTGCTGTCAGAAGAGTGTTCAGCAGCCCTCCTGTCTTCTACAAACTATTCCTAATAATCACTTTATTCTTATaataatcactttattttattttgtgtcattaatttaattttattattttatattattattttatttgaaaactttttataatttttcttttcctttatttaatttcagtcattTTCCATACATCAGATATgtcaaatatatttgtttattaaaatatttttacacactatgggagtattttttataatttacatttatacgtatttacaaaataaataaacagataatacaataaaataaacacataatgtACAGAATATGTAGAGTGTATGTATTTATAGGAAATtcatttataatgcatatttttaaatataatctataaatattatttagaatttcattttgatttaaaaaaaataataattaaaagtgattATAATAAGAACTTGTTAATAGCATTAAACAGGAGCTGAGCCAAGACTAAGAACTAattgtttgatttattaaaattagaaatatataatataaaataagcacataatgtatttttatggaACAtgtatttataagaaaaaaaactccataatgcattttttatatagtttaattttgattgatttaaaaaataaaaaagtgattatTATAAGACCTGGTTAGTAGCATTAAATAGAAGTTGAGCCAAGACTATGAactaaaaatatttctttttattttatcatttaatttggatttatttaaaacaaaatacctccacataatgtattttatgtataaatgtatactttttataaaaattttgatcgattaaaaaaaaaaaatatatatatatatatatatatatatatatatatatatatatatatatatatatattgtcacgggaggagcacaagacagacacagtgggcgtggcgtcaggcctcggagaggcttttattaacagaaatcataaaacacagggaataaaagtggccaaaaggggaaagtgtccaaaataacagggaatctggtgtcctcgttgtgctgcggggttcgtgtgggtcgggcagtgttcatggaggaagggtccaggtaaggggcggagtccggcggccgcacgcgctcccctccttggtccggggcgcgaggggcggcggcttcctctagcggccgcatctctctcgtcggccgcggcgctggtaggggatggacggcccggcatcctggcccgtcggccgtgtaaacgggtgcggttctcctccggatcgcgggtccggctgctcacgtctcttgtggcgcgggagtccctcaacgcacccttcctggacccacgaggacaccagcgtgcatgcacggggaagagaccggtctcccgaggagaggcgcgttgggcttttaaacagcggcggggatgaggctccattcacatcaggtgtgccccatcacacgccgccagccctgactcgtccagcgcccctcctctcacacacccactccagtcgggagcctggtgaagggcggcgatttaggacggggtgccggtgacaatcagggaggaggcagctgactcgtcacattccccctcccaagcgacatccccgtccccagagcgccacccacacgggagtgctaccatcctcaaccagactccaaacggtcggagtgggcggggattcctctccgggcggtcctccctctcgcagcgcaccagaacagggacagagaaaccgggttttagtgacagcctcaaccaaccaaagggtaaaatgacaatggaaaagtcacttaccccttgtgtggctgggaggctgtccccagttttcctccgtcccagtctgggttctcacgaacgtttgcaagcgagagggagtgacgtcaccagacgtttcccaactgcgctgtctaggctccgccttgcccgcattctccaccagtgtcacggtatggagcacaagacagacacagtgggcgtggcgtcaggcctcggagaggcttttattaacagaaatcataaaacacagggaataaaagtggccaaaaggggaaagtgtccaaaataacagggaatctggtgtcctcgttgtgctgcggggttcgtgtgggtcgggcagtgttcatggaggaagggtccaggtaaggggcggagtccggcggccgcacgcgctcccctccttggtccggggcgcgaggggcggcggcttcctctagcggccgcatctctctcgtcggccgcggcgctggtaggggatggacggcccggcatcctggcccgtcggccgtgtaaacgggtgcggttctcctccggatcgcgggtccggctgctcacgtctcttgtggcgcgggagtccctcaacgcacccttcctggacccacgaggacaccagcgtgcatgcacggggaagagaccggtctcccgaggagaggcgcgttgggcttttaaacagcggcggggatggggctccattcacatcaggtgtgccccatcacacgccgccagccctgactcgtccagcgcccctcctctcacacacccactccagtcgggagcctggtgaagggcggcgatttaggacggggtgccggtgacaatcagggaggaggcagctgactcgtcacaatatatatatatatataaataaaataaaataaaataaaataaaataaaataaaataaaataaaataaatattgttcatggaCCAGCTGTGagatttattgattattttttatttaaagtgctgaATGAGTATTGATTATGTATTGATTTCAATCTCACCGACACAGTCGCAGCACTCCTCCCACAGAGAGCTCAAACACAGCATACACTCCTTACAACACGAACAGTTTCCCTCCGACGGCCGGCACTGACACAgaccctgtacacacacacacaaaatatacatTACGAAAACACAAACACGTGTGCCACAGACAGCCAAGAGTCTTGAAGGAAACATCGAGATCTTTCAGCTGTAAGAGTTAAAAGAAAACCACCCAAGGAGACAAAGAGCATTTAAACATGAGAAATAGCACCAGACTGAAAAGAAACAGAGCTGCAAACTGTtccaagcagaaaaaaaaataaaaataaaaactgtccaAAGCCCCAGCAGAGAGGGGAAAAAGACTGAGCCAAACCTGGGACACATTTAGAGTTATAATTACAGAGAAAACAgcagaacacagacacacacattcggCTCTCTGTGTTCGTGTTTTGCCAGCAGTTGCGAGGAAGAGGTCATTttccagatgtgtgtgtttgtgtgtgtgtgtgtgtgtgtgtgtgtgtgtgagagagagttacaACAGAAACACAGAAAAGCCAATACCTGAAAACACACGTGGGCCAGATACTTCCGGAAGAAACAAGCCCAGACAATTCCCGGTCCCTGCTCAGTGCTCTTTAGTTTGGGGAATTGTGTGTGCCATTTCCATGCATTCCTTAAAAGAATCATCGAGCCAAACTACATAAAAGCCATAAAAGCTCAGTTTACTTCACTTCAAGACGCTGAAGCACAACCTGTCCAAACACAGCCTCACAAACTCCTTCTGTACCTGCAAACAGTCCACGCTTTCATCCcgaaaaacagacgtcacatgaAGACTGACTGAGACTATAATCTCtgataaagcataaaaaaaattaattgttaccCCTCAGTTCTCacaattaatttattacattttcagtCACTTAATAAATAATATCACTACATTCTTGGTTAAATATACACAATTGAACTcatgagaatgaaaaaaaaaatgtattctaacattttttatattagaataatattttaaaattttattttatttaaaaaaaagccctatatatatatatatatatatatatatatatatacacacaaacatatatatatacaaacacacacattttgtttttacaaaatatttttttatattattacaattattataattgtaatactaTTATGTTTTTCCTGTTCTTTTATGAATGATTTATCAGTGAATGCTATTGTTATTACACAAATTATTATTCAAAGCATTTGTTAAAATAATCTTTCTTCTTAACGCTCAACCTCTAAATCAAGTTTCCGGTtctgcttttaataataattttatctttttatgtaaatatatattttttttttcacagatttacTTTACAAATATGACACATTACAGAAGATAATGTTTAATGATGATCCAGCTATATACATTCTCACACTTAATTTAATtgcaagtaagtaaataaatagattCCTTTAATGTATCCTCAAAATCTTTGAATCTATTTTCCTGTTTGGCTGGAAAATATTatctagaattatatatataatttttaaagcaattaattttttttccagttttactCTGAAATATGACACATAACAGAAGTAACATGCTTCATGCTGACTTATGTTGAGCTCATTTAATGCCTcagtaataataatgtacagtgttTGTCATGACAATAAAGCACATTAAACTGAAACGGCTGACATTCagtcctcctctctcctctcgcTGCTCTCCAGGAACAAAAACACCCAAATACACACGTTTCTATATAAGTGTTATTTGCTGGAGCACAGGGCTGTTCAGGCAGCAGAACAACAGAGAGcaggagaaagtgtgtgtgtgtgtgtgtgtgctgcacgAGTGTGAAAGTGCTCTGAGCGGACGGGACGTGTGCTGCCTTGCCCCACAAAGCATTCATGAGTGACTAAAACAACCTGGGCTTCCCCACCTCGAGACACACGACTGACAGCCCACCGCTCAcagtaaccacacacacacacacacacacacacacacacacacacacacacacacacacacacgcattcacaTTTATCAGATTTCAAACATAAGCAACTTACATAACAACCACCTAACTATAGCAACACACCAGTAACCATGCAGGGCATCCTGGCAATGTCCCAGCAACTCTGGGTGGATGAAGAATCGATATTGTGTCGAAAAAATGTATCCATCATATCAATAATAACATTTTGAGTAATATTCGATATTAAGCCTACATCTTGATGATCGGGCacatgaaacaaacaca of Carassius gibelio isolate Cgi1373 ecotype wild population from Czech Republic chromosome A2, carGib1.2-hapl.c, whole genome shotgun sequence contains these proteins:
- the LOC127937853 gene encoding twisted gastrulation protein homolog 1-A-like isoform X1, whose protein sequence is MTSSSQLLAKHEHREPNGLCQCRPSEGNCSCCKECMLCLSSLWEECCDCVGMCNPRNYNDSPATSKSTVEELYQPIPSLFRALTEGEAPINMMVVSFPVADELSHHENLVSFLEMLDGQSHNISLPSSSSSVHDDALCTVVYFDDCVSIRQCKQYCESMGGSKYRWFHNACCECIGPECLDYGSKAVKCMNCLI
- the LOC127937853 gene encoding twisted gastrulation protein homolog 1-A-like isoform X2; amino-acid sequence: MRFLCPVLISLLFLLSGLTVISGCNKALCASDVSKCLLQGLCQCRPSEGNCSCCKECMLCLSSLWEECCDCVGMCNPRNYNDSPATSKSTVEELYQPIPSLFRALTEGEAPINMMVVSFPVADELSHHENLVSFLEMLDGQSHNISLPSSSSSVHDDALCTVVYFDDCVSIRQCKQYCESMGGSKYRWFHNACCECIGPECLDYGSKAVKCMNCLI